One segment of Geomonas ferrireducens DNA contains the following:
- a CDS encoding DUF3943 domain-containing protein, translating to MKSFYDFPASSSIAVVFLAVSLFTTGIAHADEAMLPGRAAQVPRTSDVSLTADSGAATSFFTWRTAERLHPLFQVAKADVDRHQTDAVDLRPVLSWETGEGKSYLIPALEIPGFIIALNAFDRTFLNNDRTEEGRKTYSTNPSSFWRQLTHQDWTFDQDTFQVNQFGHPYEGATMYGLARSSGLNFWQSLVYSNAGSFLWEMAGENSRPSVNDLITTGNAGSLLGEALFRMAELVLEEGGSSPPFGYELAAAAISPPTAFNRAAFGKRFDVIFPNHKPATLWMFRAGASVDTHSNNISAKVAERSREGIGILEFSMSYGLPGKPGYTYHRPFDYFNFEVSARPTSNNLVDTLTVHGLLKGKRYGLGDNYRGIWGLYGSYDYISPYLFRVSSTALSLGTTGQLWLGREVALQGSILGGVGFGATGLETDVVEERGYHFGATPQMYIGLRGLFGERAMLDVTGRGYYVSSLGPDHDGSESVFRGHALFTLRVYGNHALGIQYSESIRQTNYANISSKSRSEGTISLVYSFVSDRTYGAVEWRDSPEQ from the coding sequence ATGAAGAGTTTTTACGATTTTCCGGCATCTTCGTCAATCGCCGTGGTGTTTTTGGCAGTGTCGCTTTTTACTACAGGGATAGCTCACGCTGACGAAGCGATGTTGCCCGGTCGTGCAGCTCAAGTCCCCCGTACATCCGACGTCTCGCTGACGGCAGACAGCGGCGCCGCCACGTCCTTTTTTACGTGGAGAACGGCAGAGCGTCTTCATCCACTTTTCCAAGTAGCAAAAGCCGATGTCGATCGTCACCAAACCGATGCCGTAGATTTGAGACCGGTTCTTTCCTGGGAGACCGGCGAAGGAAAAAGCTATCTTATCCCAGCACTCGAGATACCTGGCTTCATAATCGCCCTCAACGCCTTCGACAGAACCTTTCTCAACAACGATAGAACGGAAGAGGGAAGGAAAACTTACTCAACCAATCCTTCTTCGTTCTGGCGCCAGCTGACGCACCAGGACTGGACCTTCGATCAGGACACCTTCCAGGTCAACCAGTTCGGCCACCCTTACGAAGGTGCGACCATGTACGGGCTTGCCCGTTCGTCCGGTCTGAATTTCTGGCAATCACTTGTCTACAGCAACGCCGGAAGCTTTCTCTGGGAAATGGCTGGCGAGAATTCCAGGCCGTCCGTAAACGACCTCATCACCACCGGAAATGCGGGTAGCCTTCTGGGCGAGGCCCTTTTTCGCATGGCCGAACTCGTGCTTGAGGAGGGTGGGAGCAGTCCGCCTTTCGGCTACGAATTGGCCGCGGCCGCGATTTCTCCGCCGACAGCCTTTAACCGGGCGGCTTTCGGCAAGCGCTTTGATGTAATCTTCCCGAATCACAAACCGGCGACGCTTTGGATGTTCAGGGCCGGGGCTAGTGTCGACACGCACTCGAATAACATCAGTGCCAAGGTCGCAGAGCGCTCCCGCGAGGGAATAGGCATCCTCGAGTTTTCCATGAGCTACGGGCTTCCTGGCAAACCCGGCTACACCTATCACCGTCCCTTTGATTACTTCAACTTTGAAGTCTCCGCCAGGCCCACATCCAACAACCTGGTCGATACCCTGACCGTGCACGGCCTCCTGAAAGGAAAACGGTACGGACTGGGAGACAATTACCGGGGCATCTGGGGACTTTACGGGAGTTATGACTACATCTCCCCGTACCTCTTCCGTGTCTCGAGTACCGCACTCTCCCTGGGAACGACGGGGCAGTTGTGGTTGGGGCGCGAGGTAGCCCTGCAGGGCTCGATATTGGGCGGCGTTGGTTTCGGAGCCACGGGACTGGAGACCGACGTGGTCGAGGAACGCGGTTATCACTTTGGAGCGACGCCGCAAATGTATATCGGCCTGAGGGGACTCTTTGGGGAGAGGGCGATGCTGGACGTGACAGGAAGAGGGTATTACGTCAGCAGCTTAGGGCCTGATCATGACGGCTCGGAGTCTGTTTTCAGGGGGCACGCGCTTTTCACTTTGAGAGTTTATGGAAACCATGCCCTCGGCATACAATATTCCGAGTCGATACGCCAGACGAACTATGCTAATATAAGCAGCAAATCGCGCTCTGAAGGGACTATAAGTCTTGTGTATAGCTTCGTGAGTGACAGAACGTACGGTGCTGTTGAGTGGCGGGATTCACCGGAACAGTAA
- a CDS encoding methyl-accepting chemotaxis protein has protein sequence MFFRKYLSSLRSTYIFMVCFGLLMGAVFPFYSWIFFGTKAFSPLYAFGCLAAGFIVGTFCYHIIKEALRLYVEQQLKNLVKITGEVSVGEATGNGDELHRLIECNDALMNRVLVMVENVTRLAADISGRHDRLTADFTKTVEDNEKQAAREKETLGAIDDMNAFFRDLLHEIEDIASRTDERASISAEMSAATDAIALSIQEYSASVMETSASIEEMAASIKGTSTNIEALSNSTEQTYNSILAIGNSIVDIRDKAKRTSDCSDKVRVQAADGMDAMTATIAAMTEIEEYSDHSVEAINRLSQHSLRVGEFLDVIKEVVSQTNLLSLNASIIAAQAGERGKAFAVVAEEVRALAKRTSASTDEIEELVGNIQKETAAAETAARLGKDKVAEGVRVSEKADEALHRIEDSAAEASRMVQQIAAATNEQASGSRLITDEAEKNLSRVKQFSRAIQEEEAGAQLIVRSLERMRSLSEKITRSTDEQVRGNRMYMKSVQEDNDKVKRLKETCMEQIAIGDVLRKDVTEVDRLIQGTAEEAKKMLEEIEAINGLIGAVHREMETFRKL, from the coding sequence ATGTTTTTCCGCAAATATCTTTCCTCACTACGCAGCACCTACATATTCATGGTTTGCTTTGGTCTCCTTATGGGGGCCGTCTTTCCTTTCTACTCCTGGATTTTTTTCGGCACCAAGGCATTCTCCCCCCTGTACGCCTTCGGTTGCCTGGCCGCTGGATTCATCGTCGGCACCTTCTGTTATCACATCATCAAAGAAGCCTTGCGGCTTTACGTCGAGCAACAACTCAAAAACCTGGTCAAAATTACCGGAGAGGTTTCCGTCGGTGAGGCTACCGGGAACGGTGACGAACTGCACCGGCTTATCGAGTGCAACGACGCTCTGATGAACCGCGTCCTAGTCATGGTCGAAAACGTCACGAGACTCGCTGCCGACATCTCCGGACGGCATGACCGGCTCACCGCAGATTTCACCAAGACGGTCGAGGACAACGAAAAACAGGCGGCAAGGGAGAAGGAGACCCTTGGGGCCATCGACGACATGAACGCCTTTTTCCGCGACCTTCTCCATGAGATCGAAGACATTGCCTCGCGTACCGACGAGCGCGCCTCAATCTCAGCTGAAATGAGCGCTGCGACCGATGCCATCGCCCTGAGCATCCAGGAATACTCCGCTTCAGTGATGGAGACTTCCGCTTCCATCGAGGAAATGGCCGCCAGCATAAAAGGTACGTCGACCAACATTGAGGCGCTGAGCAACTCCACCGAACAGACCTACAACTCCATTCTCGCCATAGGCAACTCGATCGTCGACATCCGCGACAAGGCCAAGAGGACATCTGATTGTTCCGACAAGGTGCGGGTGCAGGCGGCGGACGGTATGGACGCTATGACAGCCACCATAGCCGCCATGACTGAAATCGAAGAGTATAGCGACCACTCAGTGGAGGCGATCAATCGGCTATCCCAACACTCACTGCGTGTCGGGGAGTTCCTTGACGTAATCAAGGAGGTCGTATCTCAGACGAACCTGCTCTCTCTCAATGCCTCGATCATTGCCGCTCAGGCCGGCGAACGGGGCAAGGCTTTCGCTGTGGTTGCCGAGGAAGTGCGCGCCCTCGCCAAACGGACCTCCGCCTCGACTGATGAGATCGAGGAACTGGTCGGCAACATCCAGAAGGAAACCGCTGCGGCCGAGACGGCCGCCAGACTTGGCAAGGACAAAGTAGCCGAAGGGGTAAGGGTTTCGGAAAAAGCCGACGAGGCACTGCACAGGATCGAGGACAGTGCCGCGGAGGCCTCACGTATGGTTCAGCAGATCGCTGCAGCAACCAACGAGCAGGCGTCGGGGAGCCGGCTCATCACCGATGAAGCGGAAAAAAACCTCTCACGAGTCAAACAGTTCAGCCGTGCCATTCAGGAGGAAGAGGCCGGGGCCCAACTCATCGTTCGCAGCCTCGAGCGGATGCGTAGCCTCTCAGAGAAAATCACCCGTTCCACCGACGAGCAGGTGCGCGGCAACAGGATGTACATGAAGAGTGTCCAGGAGGACAACGACAAGGTCAAACGACTGAAAGAGACCTGCATGGAACAGATCGCCATCGGCGATGTGCTCAGAAAAGACGTCACTGAAGTCGATCGTCTGATCCAAGGAACTGCCGAAGAGGCGAAGAAGATGCTGGAAGAGATCGAGGCGATCAACGGCCTGATAGGAGCCGTGCACCGCGAGATGGAGACTTTCCGCAAGTTGTAG